The nucleotide window TTGGCCCAGCGCGCCACGATGGCCTGGGCAGAGCCCGAATCCAGCTCCTCGATACGGCCAAAATCCACACGAACGGCTACGCCGGCGGCCAGATGCTTTTCCAGCTGATCGAGCGACGCTTCGATATCGCTGGCGGCGAGCTTGCTTGGAAACAGGAAATAAGGGCCGCCAGCCTTGGCTGCCGGCGCGGGAGCGGGTTTCTTGTCGGCGTCGACATCGCGCCATACCGGCGCGCTGCGCTCGAACGCAACCACGAATTGCAGTGCCAGCTCATCGAACTCGGCATGGCGGTTACGCATCTGGTACAGGTCGAACAGCATCAACCAGGTATCCAGCGCATGGCGACCATGTGCGTCCTGAATATCGGCGGCGAGGATGGCAATTGCATCGTCGATCTGATCGTTGGCAAACGCGATCGCGGCCTGCTCCATGGCAGGGGAGAGCACATCCGAGGATTCGGCGACTTCGATCTGGGGGGCCGACAGCGTGCTCGGGCCGATGGTGGTGAAGTCGAGTGCGGGCAGGTCTTCGCGCTTGACCGGTTCGTCATCAGTTGCAGCAACGGCGGCCGGCGGTGCCGTTTCGGGACCTTCACCGGTGGCCGGCGCAATAGGCTTGGGCTTGACCAGCCGCGGCGTCGGCGGCATGGGCAGATCTGCCTCTGCATCCTTTTTCTTGAAGAAAGAAAACACCACGATCCAAACCTCGGTATACGTACATTCCCGATCCGGTCGGGCTGATTTTAGTCGGCTTGCCACAGGGACGGTGGTGGCCGACATGTATACGATGAACGGCCCCGGATAAGCCTGTCACCGCCGGCCAGTCTGGCCGCGAACCTCGAAACGCACAGTGTCCCGTACCGCGCCGCGGGCATCCAGCAATGCCAGCGTATGTCGCCCGCTACGTAACGGCCATGCGGTACTGGCGCGAGCTTGCCCCAGTTTCTCACCGTTCATCTGCCAGATTAGACCGTCTGCGTCGCTTGCACGCAACCATAATTGCTGTCGTCCTGCAGATATATCCGGGTCCAGGGCCAAAATCATGCCGTCGGACGGGTACAGGATGCTCGGACCAGCCCATCCTTTGCCGAGTTCTATCCGGTTGCGCTGGGTGCCGGCCACGAAATACTCGGTGCGTGGTGCCTCGATGGCCGGCATGAAGTGGATGGCCTGCCGGACTACATCGGCGGGCATCGCCGGTGCGTCCGTACCGGGTAGCAGATCCATGATGGCGCGCCAGGCGGGCGCGGCTCCGCTGACCCCGGAAACATCCCACATCGCCTCGCCATCCGCATTGCCTACCCATACGCCAACCGTATAGCGGCCGTTGAAGCCGATCGCCCAGTTGTCACGCATATCCTTGCTGGTACCGGTCTTCACCGCAGCCCAACGCGCGGTTGCCAGCGGGCTATCCAGACCGAAGCCGCTGGCGCGGGCCAGCGGATCGGCGAGGATATCGGCAATGATCCAGCTGGCCGCAGGCGAGATAAGGGTCTGACCCGGCGCCGAGGGGGTAGTGGGTGTCAGGCGCCATGGTCTCAATCGACCCGCGTTGGCGAGCGCCCGGTAAGCATTGGCGAGATCGATCAGGCGGACTTCGGCGCTGCCCAGTGCCAGCCCGTGTCCATAGTGGGCGGCCGGCAGTGGCAGGCTCAGGCCCAGATCGTTCAGGCGCTGGTGGAAGGGTTCCAGCCCGACCAGCATCTGCGCTCGCACAGCCGGGATATTGAGCGAGGCGGCCAGCGCAGTGCGCACGCTCACCGGGCCGCGGAAACGGCGATCATAGTTCTGCGGCACGTACTGGCCAGCACTGGTGGTCAGTGCCACGGGAGTATCGGCCAGCGGAGAGGCCGCAGTGAGCAGGCCTTGCTCGATGGCCAGTGCGTACAAAAGGGGTTTGAGCGTGGAGCCAGCCTGCCGGGGGGCGATCACGCCATCCACAAAAGCCGCACCACTCCCCGCGCCGGGATTCCCGACCCAGGCGAGGATATCGCCGCTGGCGTTGTCGATGATCACCGCCGCACCATCGCGCACATTGCGGCCTGCCAGCTGCGCAAGCTGCAGGGTCAGCTGCTGACGCACGGCCGCCTGTAGCCGGCCATCCAGCGTGGTGAGCACGCGCGCACCGGCAGCAGGCGCGAGCTGGGCGATCAGCTCGGGCGCGAGTCTGGGAGCATCAACAGTCTGTCCCGGCCCGTGCAAGCGGGCCAAGGCCAGGGCACGCACGGTGACGCAATCACGGAGCCAGCCCAGTTGGCGACCCAAGGCACAGGCGCGCCCGGCCACGCGTTCGGCGCTGGCATTGGGGGCGCGCAGCAAGCTGGCCAGCAGCAGGCTTTCGTTGCGATCAAGCCGCGCCGGTGACTTGCCGAACAGAATCCGGCTCGCGGCGTCTATGCCCACCAGCTCACCGCGCCAAGGCGCAAGATTCAGATAGGCCTCGATGATCTCGTGCTTGCGCCAGCGCCGTTCGAGCCCAAGTGCCGTCACCATCTGCGCCAGCTTCTGCCAAGGGGAGCGCATGCCCGATGGCCGGTCGCCGGGCTCAAGCAGGCTGCCGAGCTGCATGCTCAGCGTGCTGCCGCCACGCGGATCGCCACCCAGGGTGTCGCGCAGGGCCGTCGCCAGCGCAGTCCAGTCCACGCCGTGATGGGTATAGAAACGCCGGTCTTCGGCCGCAATGACGGCAGCGCGCAGTTCCGGGCTGATGGCATCGAGCGGCGTCCAGGCGAGCCGCCGCTGGTTTGTATCGATACGGCTTTGCTGGATCACGGTGCCATGGCGGTCCAGCAGTTGCGCCTCGGAGCTGCGCCAGCCCGCGCGGACTTCCGCCGGCGCCGGGGCGGCCGAACACGCCGCCAGCAGGAGAACGAGCGCAAGCAGCGCGTAGCGCATGCGGATCAGTAGCGCGCCATCTGCGGATCCACCTCATCCGCCCAAGCCGCCACGCCGCCAGTGAGGTTGAACACCTCATCAAAACCTGCGCGCTCCAGGAATACACCTGCTTGATAGCTGCGCATGCCATGGTGGCAGATCAGCACGGTAGGCCGCTCGGGGTCGAGTTCGCCTACGTTGGCGGGAATACCCTGCATGGGCCGGTTCTCGGCACCGTCGATATGGCAGAGCGCGAACTCCCAAGGCTCGCGTACATCAAGCAGCAGGGGTGGGGTGCGGGTCGGGTCGGCGAGCCAATTGGCCAGTTCGCGGGCTTGGAGATGCTGCATGGTGGGGTGTCCGGCAATGTCGGGGCTAAGGGGCGGTGACGGTGTCGCCGCTGCGGGGTGCCTGGGTAAACAGGCTGCACCGGCCATGATCCAGCATCGCGACCAGATTGCGCCCGGCGCGTTTGGCTTCGTACAGCGCTTCGTCAGCGGCTTGCAGCACCGCTTCAATGCTGGCGGCTTCGCTCAGGCTGCCATCACTGAGTTCGCTGGGGAGTTCGGCGCAGCCAAAACTCATGGTGACCTTGAGCGGCTTCTCTTCCCAGACCATCGTTTCCTGTTCAATGCGCTGACGCATCCGGTCGGCCACTTCGGCGGCTTGATGGGTATCGGTCTCCGGCAGGAGCAGGGCAAACTCCTCCCCACCCAGCCGCCCGACGATATCGCTGCCACGCCGGTTGAGATCCAGCACGCGGGCAATCTGCACCAGCACCATGTCACCGGCGGGGTGGCCGTGGCGATCATTGATGCGTTTGAAGTGATCGATATCTGCCATCACCACCGCGAGCGGTCTGCCATTGCGGCGACTGCGCTGGACCTCGGCTGTCAGTGCGGCCAGAAAGTGGCGACGGTTGGGAATGCCGGTCAGCGCATCGGTGGTCGCGAGCTTGCGCATCTCGGCTTCCACGTCCTGCAGGCGTGCATGCTGCTCGCGCAGGCGGGTGTAGGAGCGGGCATTGACCACGGCTACCGCCACATAGGCCGTCAGAGTACGGAAAATCAGCTGTTCGCGCGCGCCGTAGGCATTTTCCTGTGTGGACTGGATCGACAACACGCCCACCAGCTCATTGTTGACCACCATGGGGCCGAACCAGGCGGTGCGCATTTCCCGCGTGCCGGGGATATGGGAGGCGGAGGTCTTGCCCGGCGTGCTCGTGATCACGATTTCACGCCGCTCCCGCGCGCAGCGCGCGGCATTGGAGTTGGGGTCGCTCACTGCCACGCGGCGCTCTGGCAAGGGGCGGCCCTCTTCCACGGCGCGGCGGATGAGCATTTCGCCACTTTCGTCGAGTACCAGCAGCCCCACATAGTTGGCCGGCGTGAGCTTGCCCAGATGCGCCACCAGCGTGTGCAGCACGCTGCCGAGATCAAGACTGGCGGTGATCTCGCGGCCGATGCGGCCGAGATTTTCCAGCACCTGCATCGAGGTCTGGAGCTCCTTGGCACGCAAGGCTTCCATCTCGACCAGCTGCTGTTGATGGGCGGCGGCCTGTTGCTGCAGCTCGGTGCGGTAATGCATTTCGAGTGCGGCGATCCGGTTTTTCTGACGTTGCTGTTCCGATGCCACGGTGACCTGGCCCACGGCCCTTGCCAGGCTCAGGGCACGGGGCAGGTCGCCGGCCTTTTCCGCGGCCTGCGACATGGCGCTCAACAGCCCCAGCTCTGCCCGGTAATCATGGGTAGCCCGTGCCGCATCCAGTGCGTGCTGCAGGGCATCGAGAGAGGCCTGCGGGTCGCCGCTGACATCAGCAATGGCTCGCCAGGCCTCGGGAATCCAGGCGTTCAGGTTGCGCTGACTGGCCGTGTCCAGTGCGGCTTTGGCCATGGCTCGGGCCTCTGGGTGCCGCCCCTGTTTGGCCAGCACGCGCGCTTGCGCAATCT belongs to Chitinimonas sp. BJYL2 and includes:
- a CDS encoding diguanylate cyclase, coding for MDFFTEDQRLNELESRSGSGNLAIAQRVELAWALRQRDGQRARQLADELSAEVAVASLESARLDLVLAEVAALAAEFDSAAHHLAEARRVYEQLGDATGLGDAYLLATLLHTLQGDVAASFSSVNLAAKAYRLAEDPIRLALAVAWTAYISVHAAPEQANQRLGEAREVNPENGVAATLIIDLTEAQLLFVAGRELQAANLLMALIETAERHGMAYFRLRISISLAAASANVEDYDGASAWGEQALAFARRSGWPLAIGDALALLGGIAREFGDAERALSLLEEATRWLAVAPQFRGNAVAQGYLANAELACGHIERAERSAAKAIALGEAVSAWSAVFDGQIAQARVLAKQGRHPEARAMAKAALDTASQRNLNAWIPEAWRAIADVSGDPQASLDALQHALDAARATHDYRAELGLLSAMSQAAEKAGDLPRALSLARAVGQVTVASEQQRQKNRIAALEMHYRTELQQQAAAHQQQLVEMEALRAKELQTSMQVLENLGRIGREITASLDLGSVLHTLVAHLGKLTPANYVGLLVLDESGEMLIRRAVEEGRPLPERRVAVSDPNSNAARCARERREIVITSTPGKTSASHIPGTREMRTAWFGPMVVNNELVGVLSIQSTQENAYGAREQLIFRTLTAYVAVAVVNARSYTRLREQHARLQDVEAEMRKLATTDALTGIPNRRHFLAALTAEVQRSRRNGRPLAVVMADIDHFKRINDRHGHPAGDMVLVQIARVLDLNRRGSDIVGRLGGEEFALLLPETDTHQAAEVADRMRQRIEQETMVWEEKPLKVTMSFGCAELPSELSDGSLSEAASIEAVLQAADEALYEAKRAGRNLVAMLDHGRCSLFTQAPRSGDTVTAP
- a CDS encoding STAS domain-containing protein, whose product is MVFSFFKKKDAEADLPMPPTPRLVKPKPIAPATGEGPETAPPAAVAATDDEPVKREDLPALDFTTIGPSTLSAPQIEVAESSDVLSPAMEQAAIAFANDQIDDAIAILAADIQDAHGRHALDTWLMLFDLYQMRNRHAEFDELALQFVVAFERSAPVWRDVDADKKPAPAPAAKAGGPYFLFPSKLAASDIEASLDQLEKHLAAGVAVRVDFGRIEELDSGSAQAIVARWAKFKKKKAKFQPSGGPALAEKLKARIEVMRRVDDEAPFWLLLLEIYQLLGLHDDFENTAVDYAVTYEVSPPSWDANAKTKTVAEVAAEEAKLRAEAPPAELVQDAYRFEGVIVSATEATFAPLFAYADKHNEVRVDFSHVPRVDFVSAGMLMNTVVALTAQSKQVTLVGANELIVALFRIMGINEVASIVRRK
- the pbpC gene encoding penicillin-binding protein 1C encodes the protein MRYALLALVLLLAACSAAPAPAEVRAGWRSSEAQLLDRHGTVIQQSRIDTNQRRLAWTPLDAISPELRAAVIAAEDRRFYTHHGVDWTALATALRDTLGGDPRGGSTLSMQLGSLLEPGDRPSGMRSPWQKLAQMVTALGLERRWRKHEIIEAYLNLAPWRGELVGIDAASRILFGKSPARLDRNESLLLASLLRAPNASAERVAGRACALGRQLGWLRDCVTVRALALARLHGPGQTVDAPRLAPELIAQLAPAAGARVLTTLDGRLQAAVRQQLTLQLAQLAGRNVRDGAAVIIDNASGDILAWVGNPGAGSGAAFVDGVIAPRQAGSTLKPLLYALAIEQGLLTAASPLADTPVALTTSAGQYVPQNYDRRFRGPVSVRTALAASLNIPAVRAQMLVGLEPFHQRLNDLGLSLPLPAAHYGHGLALGSAEVRLIDLANAYRALANAGRLRPWRLTPTTPSAPGQTLISPAASWIIADILADPLARASGFGLDSPLATARWAAVKTGTSKDMRDNWAIGFNGRYTVGVWVGNADGEAMWDVSGVSGAAPAWRAIMDLLPGTDAPAMPADVVRQAIHFMPAIEAPRTEYFVAGTQRNRIELGKGWAGPSILYPSDGMILALDPDISAGRQQLWLRASDADGLIWQMNGEKLGQARASTAWPLRSGRHTLALLDARGAVRDTVRFEVRGQTGRR
- a CDS encoding rhodanese-like domain-containing protein, producing the protein MQHLQARELANWLADPTRTPPLLLDVREPWEFALCHIDGAENRPMQGIPANVGELDPERPTVLICHHGMRSYQAGVFLERAGFDEVFNLTGGVAAWADEVDPQMARY